The DNA region tcagAAAACAAAAGGTGTGCTGCATTAGATAGATAGTATTTCTCAGTTCATGTGCTAGAAGGGATTTAAGCACTCTGGGCATAGCAAATCATAAAAGCAAAACCCAGTCCCGGAATCGATGACTGCACTCTGCTGACTGCTGCCGACTTCTCTATCCACTATAGCAGTTTGCCTCCTGTCCCTTTGCCTttcccaaaaaccccaaacgCCAAACAATGCATTGGTCAAAGTGAATTTTCATGCCACCAGTCATTTAGCGGGGGTCCTTGCCATCCAACCGCCTCCCCTTGCTTTCCTCTGGCTTCTTTTCAACCAGAggcttctcctcgtcctctggATTCTTGACCACTCCGCGCAACGTCTGTCCTCGGCCAGCAAAGTGAGGCTGCTTGGCGTTCGCcgcctctctctccttgtcCGCAGCCGTCTTGACAGGCTTGATCTCATACCCTAGGAACAGTTTATTTGGCGGCAAACGCAACGGCGCCGGACCGTTATTCCTTCTCTTGGGCAGCGCCGCAGCAGGTAGCGCAACATTCCCGATGTTAACTGACGCACCAGCAACTGGAGTCGCCGGCTTTGGTGTTGACGTCTTACTTCCCTTCTTGCTCAGCCGGTTACCCTCCCCAGCAAAGTTCCCGATCATGACGTTAACTGCGCTGGGAGCAATGGCACCGTAGTTGATGGCTTGCGCCATGGTCCCCTGGCTGTGCATCAGACCTCCGGGAGCCACTCCACCTGGGCCCATGGCACTGCGTGGAGTGCTGGTGCCGCTCCCACGAGGCTGTCTCTCAGGCTCGACATAACCCACTGGTGGGGCAAAATCAACACTGACATCGGTCTCTATCATGCAGACGCCCATCTTGTCCGTCTCGGGCTTGACCTCCAGCACAGCCATCTCGTAAATCTCGTCGTTGTATTCAAAGTTGAAAACATCACCCTTGGTCAGAGTGGCAAAGTTGCGAAAGGCCTTTTCGAGAACGGCGCGTGGATCGCTGATGTCGAGGAAGTTGACTGACTGGGGTTGCAGCTTGACCAGCTTGGCAAGCTCGAGAGAAGTCGTCTTGATCTGGATCATGTCGCCGACGTCGAGTTTGAGTGTTTGCATCATCTACCACTGGTTAGCACGGCACTTATACTCCTTCACAAGTGACTTGTAGCACACATACCCATTGAGGAACATAAGCCCTGCCCTCCTCGGCCACGAACTCTAGCACGCCAGCATGCGTGTGCTTGCCCTCGGCCCCGTTGATCAACTCCAGCATGATCGGCCACTGGACGTGTAACCTAGATACCTTGTCGAGAGCcgaaggagggaggaagaTCTTGGAGCCGTAGTTGAGCTCGGGGCGTTCGGCGCCGGGGGCCATGACCAAGGGGTAGCAGCGATAGTATTCATCGAAGCGCTGTACGCGAGGGGCTCTACCCCCGCCTCCGTAGCCAAACTGTTTGTAATCAGACATCAGCAACGTGCTTTCGAGATTGTGCTGCCGGCGGGGTGGTGATATCTCGGCGCTGCCAAGGGTGCAAGGATGAGCTTACCATTTTGCTTGATGGACCGAGATTTAAAGCTGCCTGTAAAACCGCGTAGCTTTGGTTGCGTTGCTGGGGGGAGGTAAGAAAGCTGCTGTATCTTCCAATGCGGCGTTGTGGTAGCAAAAGAGAAAGTGAATGGCAGCTGGTCGTCGAGGTGCCGAAGGCAGCCAGTGGATGACATACCTAATGTCCGTCACAGTCGCGGCCCAAGCTCAATGCGCACTGTGGGGTTCCGCGGGGTGTTGTGGCTGCTGTGGCGCGACCTTCAACAGCTTTATGTATTCAGAAATTGTCTGAAGATTACTCGATGCTCTACTGAGAGTGTATATACTATTATCAAGTGAATCTCGAGAGAGCTAAGCTGGCAACCACAAGGTGCTCCCTGGCGCTGCATGTGAAACCTTTAGATTCACCATCACGACCGAGCCTCCTGACGTCattcctcccccaaccccaacccttaTCGCTTACCTTTCATCTCGATAATCGCAACATATCGCGTCCTCAACTTCCCAtttcaccctcaccaccaccatcaccatcaccatcaccaccaccaccaccccccatcacACAACCACACCATGGCCTCCCGCTTCTCCGCCGCGCGCCCCAAACGCGCCTCCGAAGCCTTCGCCCGCACCCACCACGGCTCAACCTCcgtatcctcctccaaaaaggTCCGCTTCGACGTCCGCAACCCCTCAGCCCTCGCACCCACCGCCGACTCGGACGAATCCgaccaagaagaacaagaccaaaccctcgccgccgacgTAATCGGCTCCTCCATCCGCGCAACAAAACGCGGAGCAGTAAACATCGACGGCTACGACTCCGACTCTGAAAACGAGCATTTTGAAGCACGCGCCGAAGCCCGCAGCGACAAGGTCAACCTCGAAGACGCCCTCGACAATTACAactcccaacccaccaccacctctcaaCCAGACTCGGACGATGAAATCGACATGTTTGGCACCGCCGACTCAGACACTGAGTCCAAACCTCCCAACAaaccctccaaaaaaaaGGACAAAACTGTCAACTTTTTAGATGTTGACCAGATTGAAGGTCAAGAAGGGGACTCTAAATCAGGCGGTCACATCACCCTCAATCCTTCAGCCGAACCCACCCTCTccgatgacgaagacgacgacgaagaagaaaaccccgacaccatcgccgccgccatcgcaGAAGAGGGCCTAGACGAGGAAGTCGGCCTGGGAGGCCTAAAAAAACATGCACCCAAGATCGACGCCTTCAACATGCGCGCCGAGCAGGAAGAGGGCGCTTTTGACGAGGCGGGGAATTTCATCAGGAaggctgctgatgctgatgctgttcATGACCGCTGGCTGGAGGGGGTTAGTAAAAAGGAAAtgaaggctgctgctgctgcgcatgagaagagagaggaggggttgaggaagagacaaaaggaggaggataagaTTACGACTGGGGAGTTGATGACGCGGCTTATACTAAAGCTAGAAAAGGGGGAAACTGCGCTGGAGGCGTTGGCTAGGCTTAGGAAGGggcagaagagggagaggaaggtgccgaggtggaagttggagaaacaaaagaagaagaagaatgggggagggggaggggatgagatggatgttgatgctggtggggatagaaaggagaaggatgcgGAACAGGAGGGGATTAAAGAGGCGATTGGGGATATTGCGGATGCGGCGGACaagttgatggggagggagtacCCGGATATATATGACTATGAAAGGGAGAGGTTGTGCAGGATGTATTATAATGAAAcaggggagaggtgggttgaGCCAGCAacggaagaggaagaatcACAACCAGCAGAGAAGATGTGGGAGTTTAGGTGGGTGGACGgacgggatgggggagaagggaatATACAAGGGCCTTTTGACGGCAAGACTATGGAGGCGTGGAGGGAGGCGGGGTAttttggggaaggggttgagtTTAGAGTCAAGGGGACAGAAGGGTGGATGAGGGTGGCGGATTTTGTTTAGCATTGCATCGATTTTTTGATTTTTGGGAAGCAAAACAAGGGACGTAAAAGGAGTTTTCAGCGATACCCAAGTATGTAGTAATTCGTAATTTGAACACATTAACAGCCCTTGGTGCACCACCATGGCAGTGATGCTCGGTTTGGTCTCTCAAAGCAATCTATTTCATTACAGTTACAATCCATGATCTGCCTCGCCATGTAAACAAACACAGCAATTCTCTTTTTACCCCCTATCCCGTAACGCCTACGCAAAAATTCCCATAGACAGCAAGCATACACATTTCCCCTCTATCACGAGGtatccatcttctccccaccCCCGACCGCAGACacaaccgccgccgcaggagcagcaccagcaccattCTGCACTCTAAAATCCACCGCCCCGTCCTCCCCaatcaacctcttctccgaATCCTGCACGAACTTCACACTCCTGCCCGGGTCATAAAACAGCTTGAAGCTCCTCTGCACATCCTCGATACCAATTTGCTTGCTCGcacccctcctcttcgccctGATGAGCTCCGAAGTAGTGATAAGATTGCTCGCATACCTCAGCCCAGCCTCCTGTCCAATCTTTGTCAGGAGGGCAAGAGCATCAGGTGTGATAtccacttcttcctcctggGCACGAATAGTAAGAATCTGCCTGATTTCGTCGCCGTTATAAGCGTGCGTGTTGATGATTGATACACGGTCGAGGAAGTCGAGGGGGAGACCGTGGGGGGATTTATAGTCTGTTCCCCTGATCTTGGAGTGTCCTCTGTTGCTGGccatgatgacgatgggggCGAGGTCGGACTCGAGGGCGCGGTTGATGTACGAGAAGCATTCGATGTCGAGCATGTGGACTTCGTCGATGAAGAGCACGCCGGGGACTATTTCGGCTTTGCCTTCTTCCTTCCACTCTGCTACTTTTGTGTTGATTTGATCGCGGATTTCACTCCTGATCTCACCGGTATCACCCGAGAAGAGGGCCAAAAAGCCCTGGGTGCGGGAGTTGATGACGTCGATTTCGTGGAGCGAGACAGTGTGGACGACTTCCTTGCGTTTTTGGAGTTCACCATCGGGGCACTGGAGGAATTTTGTGTCGACACCCATGGCGTCGTAGTCGCGGGAGCGGGCGTAGGAACGGCCGAGCTTGGTAATCTTGCCGGAGGATTTGTCGATGGAGATGATGTCTCCGGCCATGACGCGCTCTTTGGTCATGGCGTCGATCATTTTGCTGCCCATGTCGTAGATGGCTTCCATGTCGGTGGTTTTGATAGTGAGCTTCCCTTGCTTTGCGCCGCCCGTGACGGAGCGGTCGATCTGGATCTCTACGACTTCGCCCTCCATGATTTCGGAGTCTTCCTTGATTCGGACGCCGATGGACTTGCGGAAGGCTTGGGTGAGGGCTTCGGTTTTGGACATTTCGAGGGAGAAGATTTcggaggcggcgagggtaGTGAAGGGGACGTCGGAGCCGAGGGATTGGGCCATGCCCATTGCGATGGCGGTTTTGCCGGTACTATAATCAGGTGGTTAGTGTCTGTTGATTGGGATCTAGCGCTGGACGTTGCGAACCTTGGGGGCCCAGCAATAAGCACTGCGCGGCCAGCAATCTTCCCCTGCTTGATCATCTCCAGCACCACAGCGGCAGCTTTGCGCGCCTTCTCCTGTCCTACCAGGCCCTGGGAGGCAATTCTGGGCTCGAGGGTATCGGCATCAACACCCAGCCCACGAATGTGCGAGTGGGCGGCGATGAGGTTGAGCCCCCGGAGCTCTTTGCTCTCGGAGACGGTGACGACGGGCTGCATGTTTTGGTCAGTTATGCTCTCTTGTTCCTGGGTTTGGCAAAGATTCATGGTATCCAAATTACTTACAGCAGCCATTGTGCGCTTGTTGCAAATGACTTTGGAGAAGATGTTAGATTTTTGCCGTTCGAGGAAGCTGGTATGAACGCGCCAACACTTCTTGGAATCGCGAGGCTGATGAGATTCGACTGATTACTGATTAGAGTTATCGCGTCTTGGCGCTGTGCACATATCGAGGCAAGGTATGCATCAACTGAGCAAATGCCAAGAACCAAGATTAAGGCTTGCTGCTCCCAATTCCGACTTCCGACAGCTCAGCAATCCAGGCTACCCCGCTTTGGGTATCAATTGCTGTAGGTTAAATGAATGTTACGCTATTAAAGTCTAGGGTTGTTGCTACAGTGGCGCGCGAATTTCACTGCCTACTGTTCTCAACCGCGTCGCGGGCATCCATCAGGCGACTTGAAATACAAAAGACCATTCGCTCAGCGCCGTGTGGCAGAGAATAGAGACGGGCCGAGCGAGGTCGGTGCCTGTTTGAATATCTACACTACACAATATTTTTGTTGCCTTCCGATGTCTGTTTCCCATCAGCCACTCGTCGAAGAAAAATTAGCGGACAACCTGACCAggatttttctttctttttcgaATCGACAACGCGTTTCCTCGAGTAAGCAGGACTGTGCCTGAGCAAACTCTCTACACAttgcttcttctctcctGACAGGGACCCCCCCGCAGAAGAGCGCAGCTGCCATTGGAACATGCCTCTTAGCGCCTACCCGTTTGCTGGGGGTGTGCTTGCCTCTCAATGATAAACCTTGGAGCTCAAAGTTTATAAATCTTCCAATCTCCAGCTCACCACCGCGTTGATTCCCTGTTTATTTTTGCTTGCTTTCTATTTTACATGCATGccctggtgctgctggatcTCTGTTAACACTGCTCGCTTTGTTATTAGCAAGCCCCGCGCCGTTCAACCGTGACGCATTGTACTTGCACGACCTTCGAAGCTCGGAATTCCCCCGCGCCACTCGTTCGGCCCTTAGCCACTGATTGCTCCGGTAAGTGTAAACTTCTCTCCATATCTCTTAGCCCGCGCGCCATGGGCACACAAACCGACATCCTTGAGGCCAACGTACCTTGTGCTCTTCATACAACACTCGTGTACATCCTGGACCAGAAGTAGAGTTGATAGACTTATCCTACCTACTCTTCCACATCCATGCACTTCGTGAGCCACCTTCATGTTTCGGCTCGCTGCATGGCTGTTGACTTCTCTTAAGCCTATCAACTGCTAGACATGTCAATTTTCTTCTACCTGCCGACGCCATCTAGACTTGGAAAACCATCCTTGGGTTTCTTGAGTTATTGTGGTAAACCTTGCGATTTGTCTTGGGCGTGTGAATATATTCTCGATGTATTCGAATAGTTGCTAACATGATTTTGCAGAACCCCTGGCTGTGGTTGAGTTGTTGCCGCACCATCAGTCACAAAATCATAAAGTCGACAGATAGGAGACGTCCCAGCAACTCTGTGCTTGCCGCCTCGGCCCAGTCCGGGTCGCTGCTCCAACATGTCTTCCGACCGTCGGGCGTCTGGGGCACTCCCAAGCCGCCGTGGTCTCGACGAGAGATGGGACTCGTGGGGCTCACGGGATGTTCGTCGGGACGATTACTCCAAACGTGAGTCGAGAGACGATTATTATCGTTCAGGAGATCGAGAACGCGAAAGAGAGCGGGAACGAGAACGGGAACGTGACCGTGACCGTGACCGTGATAAGGACCGTGATCGTGATTGTGACCGTCAAAAGTTGTCGTCACATCATGTAGCATCACTAGTTGCTTCCGTCGACTCGGACCCCGTTAGTGGCGGAGCTCGTCAGGACTGTAGTGCCGCCACAGGAACACGTAAGTACTCCCGTGGATATATACGGACTGTCTCTAACGATTGCATCTGTTCTAGCAACTCGCCAGCTAGACGTGTCCACAAAAGGTGCtggcggggttgaggaggcTTTGAAGCACCTCGCAGCCATGCTAGCGGAGAAAACACGCTTCAAACTGCACCTGGAATTGCTTAAGAAAAGCCAGGCGCAGAGGAACAAGGAGTACGAGAAAGTCAAGCGGAATGCCGCTTCCTTTGCTTCGGTGCCAGACTTGCAGAAGGAATATCGGGACAAGAGTGACAAGGAAATCAAGGACGTGGAGCATCATCTCAGGAAGCTGCACTCAATGGAGCAGAACGCAATTACTTTCTTCATTAATTGTTTAACCTCCTTTCCGAACCAGACAGGCTTGCAAGCCCACGCGCTAGCCCAATCTCAAGCATCGACTGAAGAATTCAAGGCGGCGCTGGCAGCCTTGACCAAGACTGTTgagcaacaacaagaaagTCTGAAGAGGCAGGAGGAAGGCTGGAAAGAGCATGGCGAAGCCGTTGCAACCCAAATCGCACAGGCTGAGGAGAATCTCAAGAGTCGTGACGAAACGACCAAGGACATGTTCGCCAAACTCGAGGCGAAGTTTGAG from Podospora pseudopauciseta strain CBS 411.78 chromosome 6, whole genome shotgun sequence includes:
- the UFD1 gene encoding ubiquitin fusion degradation protein (COG:O; BUSCO:EOG09263WLB; EggNog:ENOG503NUZU), with protein sequence MFGYGGGGRAPRVQRFDEYYRCYPLVMAPGAERPELNYGSKIFLPPSALDKVSRLHVQWPIMLELINGAEGKHTHAGVLEFVAEEGRAYVPQWMMQTLKLDVGDMIQIKTTSLELAKLVKLQPQSVNFLDISDPRAVLEKAFRNFATLTKGDVFNFEYNDEIYEMAVLEVKPETDKMGVCMIETDVSVDFAPPVGYVEPERQPRGSGTSTPRSAMGPGGVAPGGLMHSQGTMAQAINYGAIAPSAVNVMIGNFAGEGNRLSKKGSKTSTPKPATPVAGASVNIGNVALPAAALPKRRNNGPAPLRLPPNKLFLGYEIKPVKTAADKEREAANAKQPHFAGRGQTLRGVVKNPEDEEKPLVEKKPEESKGRRLDGKDPR
- a CDS encoding hypothetical protein (COG:S; EggNog:ENOG503NUV1) gives rise to the protein MASRFSAARPKRASEAFARTHHGSTSVSSSKKVRFDVRNPSALAPTADSDESDQEEQDQTLAADVIGSSIRATKRGAVNIDGYDSDSENEHFEARAEARSDKVNLEDALDNYNSQPTTTSQPDSDDEIDMFGTADSDTESKPPNKPSKKKDKTVNFLDVDQIEGQEGDSKSGGHITLNPSAEPTLSDDEDDDEEENPDTIAAAIAEEGLDEEVGLGGLKKHAPKIDAFNMRAEQEEGAFDEAGNFIRKAADADAVHDRWLEGVSKKEMKAAAAAHEKREEGLRKRQKEEDKITTGELMTRLILKLEKGETALEALARLRKGQKRERKVPRWKLEKQKKKKNGGGGGDEMDVDAGGDRKEKDAEQEGIKEAIGDIADAADKLMGREYPDIYDYERERLCRMYYNETGERWVEPATEEEESQPAEKMWEFRWVDGRDGGEGNIQGPFDGKTMEAWREAGYFGEGVEFRVKGTEGWMRVADFV
- the RVB2 gene encoding RuvB-like protein 2 (COG:L; EggNog:ENOG503NVB1): MAAPVVTVSESKELRGLNLIAAHSHIRGLGVDADTLEPRIASQGLVGQEKARKAAAVVLEMIKQGKIAGRAVLIAGPPSTGKTAIAMGMAQSLGSDVPFTTLAASEIFSLEMSKTEALTQAFRKSIGVRIKEDSEIMEGEVVEIQIDRSVTGGAKQGKLTIKTTDMEAIYDMGSKMIDAMTKERVMAGDIISIDKSSGKITKLGRSYARSRDYDAMGVDTKFLQCPDGELQKRKEVVHTVSLHEIDVINSRTQGFLALFSGDTGEIRSEIRDQINTKVAEWKEEGKAEIVPGVLFIDEVHMLDIECFSYINRALESDLAPIVIMASNRGHSKIRGTDYKSPHGLPLDFLDRVSIINTHAYNGDEIRQILTIRAQEEEVDITPDALALLTKIGQEAGLRYASNLITTSELIRAKRRGASKQIGIEDVQRSFKLFYDPGRSVKFVQDSEKRLIGEDGAVDFRVQNGAGAAPAAAVVSAVGGGEKMDTS